From a region of the Constantimarinum furrinae genome:
- a CDS encoding SH3 domain-containing protein, with protein sequence MSEKLRELIEGYTNNDPKFFRTEDGRMMERTEDGEDVFTGYFQDSEGKFYTAVAWEEELRKLYRETQDIRAEKQRKAEAERQEVLADRKREEEKNSSLETKPTKKPKVLIFVIAVVLLVLLIFAVYSWNDTEEQRVDHNSPDTTEIPTKISDMDTVFGDAIITGSSVRLRKNPSTAAAIISVFEEEGERVQRLTPDTLVKEWKYVQRKNGEQGWVFSAYVNDSITPR encoded by the coding sequence ATGTCTGAAAAATTGCGCGAACTTATTGAAGGGTATACGAACAATGACCCAAAATTCTTCAGAACTGAGGACGGCCGTATGATGGAGCGAACCGAAGATGGTGAGGACGTTTTTACCGGTTATTTTCAGGATAGCGAAGGAAAATTCTACACTGCTGTAGCCTGGGAAGAAGAGCTCCGTAAATTGTACAGGGAAACTCAAGATATAAGAGCTGAAAAACAACGTAAGGCTGAAGCAGAAAGACAAGAGGTTTTGGCTGATAGAAAAAGGGAGGAAGAAAAAAATAGTTCCCTAGAAACCAAGCCCACGAAGAAGCCTAAAGTTCTAATCTTCGTAATAGCCGTGGTACTATTGGTATTATTGATCTTTGCTGTGTACAGTTGGAATGATACTGAGGAGCAACGGGTCGATCACAATAGTCCCGATACTACCGAAATCCCGACCAAGATTTCCGATATGGATACTGTGTTTGGTGATGCTATTATCACCGGAAGTAGTGTGCGTTTGCGGAAAAACCCTTCCACAGCAGCTGCGATCATTTCAGTTTTTGAGGAAGAAGGCGAACGCGTTCAGCGATTAACCCCCGATACGTTGGTGAAAGAATGGAAATACGTGCAGCGAAAGAATGGAGAACAAGGTTGGGTATTCTCGGCTTATGTTAACGACAGCATAACGCCCAGGTAA
- a CDS encoding cation:proton antiporter — MDYFLIIAILVTIAALFGYINVRFLKMPNTIGLMLITIVFTLAIFAISFVDDTLLDAEKYIITQIDFKSLLLDVMLSFLLFAGALHTNFQQLKVQRWPILVFATFGVLISTFLVGTAMFFVLQLLGMEIAYIYCLLFGALISPTDPIAVLGILKKSGAPKKLETKIVGESLFNDGVGVVIFLTIFEIARLGADTVTPGDVAALFGLEVGGGILLGLALGFVTYRLMKSIDDYDIEVIITLAAVMMGTVIAQKFHLSAPLAMVTAGLFVGNDTVRASTMSEITETYVDKFWELIDILLNTILFVLIGMEMLVLTFEGNYIVAGILAIPIVLVCRYSSLLLPINFFKKRLDFVPKTNLIMTWGGLRGGISIALALGLTQEMHRDLFLVITYVVVVFSIIVQGLTVGNLIKKVTTKYPESPKEL, encoded by the coding sequence ATGGACTACTTCCTTATTATCGCAATTCTGGTGACCATCGCAGCACTTTTCGGCTATATCAATGTTCGATTTTTGAAAATGCCGAACACCATAGGGCTCATGCTCATTACCATAGTGTTCACACTGGCTATTTTTGCCATCAGCTTTGTTGATGATACCCTGCTCGACGCCGAAAAATATATCATCACGCAAATCGATTTTAAAAGTCTGCTCCTCGATGTAATGCTGAGTTTTCTGCTGTTCGCCGGGGCTCTGCATACCAACTTCCAGCAACTAAAAGTACAACGCTGGCCCATTCTCGTCTTTGCAACTTTTGGGGTGCTAATTTCAACGTTTCTGGTAGGAACGGCCATGTTTTTTGTACTTCAGCTTCTGGGTATGGAAATAGCCTATATCTACTGCCTTCTCTTTGGAGCACTTATCTCCCCAACCGATCCCATCGCTGTGCTTGGAATCCTAAAAAAATCGGGGGCACCCAAAAAACTGGAGACCAAGATCGTAGGGGAATCCCTCTTTAATGATGGGGTAGGCGTGGTTATTTTTCTTACCATATTCGAAATTGCCAGATTAGGAGCCGATACTGTAACTCCCGGTGATGTGGCCGCCTTATTCGGTCTTGAAGTAGGCGGTGGGATACTATTGGGTCTCGCCCTTGGATTCGTGACCTATCGTCTTATGAAATCCATAGACGATTACGATATCGAGGTGATCATAACACTGGCCGCCGTGATGATGGGAACCGTCATTGCTCAGAAATTCCACCTTTCGGCACCATTGGCTATGGTAACTGCCGGCCTTTTTGTTGGGAACGACACGGTACGCGCTTCCACCATGTCTGAGATCACCGAAACCTACGTCGATAAATTCTGGGAACTTATAGATATTTTACTCAATACCATCTTATTTGTCCTTATAGGAATGGAAATGCTGGTGCTTACTTTCGAAGGAAACTATATCGTGGCAGGGATACTCGCGATTCCCATAGTGTTGGTGTGCCGCTACAGTTCCTTATTACTTCCCATCAATTTCTTTAAAAAACGTCTCGATTTTGTGCCAAAAACCAATCTTATAATGACCTGGGGCGGACTCCGTGGCGGAATCTCCATCGCACTCGCACTCGGACTCACACAGGAAATGCATCGCGACCTGTTTCTGGTGATCACGTACGTGGTGGTGGTATTCTCTATCATTGTTCAAGGGTTAACGGTGGGGAATCTCATTAAAAAAGTCACCACCAAATACCCCGAAAGTCCCAAGGAATTGTAA
- a CDS encoding DUF6691 family protein, giving the protein MRHLVYLAIGIFFGIVMFKSEAASWFRIYEMFHLGSFHMYGIIGSALLLGILGVQLIKIKDLKPADGSDMSLNPKKKSFTRYIVGGIIFGLGWALAGACPGPMYVLAGAGYFSIWIVILGAILGTFIYGVFEKRLPH; this is encoded by the coding sequence ATGAGACATCTGGTATATTTAGCGATCGGTATTTTTTTCGGAATCGTAATGTTTAAATCGGAAGCTGCTTCATGGTTCCGAATTTACGAAATGTTCCACCTGGGTAGTTTTCATATGTATGGAATAATAGGTTCGGCCTTATTGTTAGGAATCTTGGGTGTTCAACTCATAAAGATAAAAGACCTGAAACCTGCAGATGGCAGTGATATGAGTCTGAATCCGAAAAAGAAGAGTTTTACCCGTTACATAGTGGGTGGGATCATTTTCGGACTCGGATGGGCGCTGGCCGGAGCCTGTCCGGGACCTATGTATGTCCTGGCCGGAGCAGGATATTTTTCTATTTGGATCGTGATTTTAGGGGCTATTCTGGGTACTTTTATCTATGGGGTATTCGAGAAACGATTGCCGCATTGA
- a CDS encoding formylglycine-generating enzyme family protein, with the protein MRNIKLIRPGLLHIVLAIALCTGYTLTAQLGDLRAQFVEVQASNDNVIPTFYMGKYEIRVSEYRLFLNALGEPFPEPPEYGWDDNLPMVGLSFAEVQNYCNWLTDSYQVQFTVPSEAQWKLAAGTTQDNLESDLNRPMCSDCFSPGESGIYGLNGNVWEWTSTLIDNEFHIIRGGSFLENSTELNVTRSSTISPELQLSDVGFRLLLTDKGMKKYLFSYEVRELLYQLFPEYTNLRVEPYALYIDDFEIAWGEQDFPIITIDTTEKSLAFCCIDAIDGVMEMITKQAINFSFDEDKLPTAQQLVSLINNRDLSIFID; encoded by the coding sequence ATGCGAAACATTAAACTAATAAGGCCGGGTCTACTTCATATCGTATTGGCCATCGCACTATGTACGGGCTATACCCTCACCGCACAGTTGGGAGATTTAAGAGCTCAATTCGTGGAGGTACAAGCCTCTAACGACAATGTAATCCCTACTTTTTATATGGGCAAATATGAAATCCGGGTATCAGAATATCGTTTATTTCTGAACGCCTTGGGTGAACCATTCCCAGAACCTCCGGAATACGGCTGGGATGATAATTTACCCATGGTGGGCCTGTCTTTTGCCGAAGTTCAAAATTATTGCAACTGGTTAACCGATAGCTATCAGGTTCAATTTACAGTACCTTCCGAAGCGCAATGGAAATTGGCTGCCGGAACTACTCAAGACAATCTTGAAAGCGATCTAAACCGTCCAATGTGTAGTGACTGTTTTAGTCCGGGAGAATCGGGGATATACGGACTGAATGGAAATGTATGGGAGTGGACCTCTACCCTTATCGATAATGAATTCCATATTATTCGTGGCGGTAGTTTTCTCGAGAATTCAACCGAATTAAATGTTACCAGATCGAGCACCATAAGTCCGGAGCTGCAACTTTCCGATGTAGGTTTTAGGTTGCTGTTGACCGATAAGGGAATGAAAAAATATCTATTCTCTTACGAAGTTCGTGAGTTATTATATCAACTTTTTCCCGAATATACCAACTTACGTGTAGAACCCTACGCTTTGTACATAGACGATTTCGAAATTGCCTGGGGAGAGCAGGACTTTCCAATTATCACAATAGATACTACAGAAAAGAGTCTGGCCTTCTGTTGTATAGACGCCATTGATGGGGTTATGGAAATGATCACAAAACAGGCGATAAATTTCAGTTTTGATGAAGATAAACTTCCAACCGCTCAACAACTGGTGTCCTTGATTAACAACAGAGATTTGTCAATCTTTATCGACTAG
- the der gene encoding ribosome biogenesis GTPase Der gives MSIVAIVGRPNVGKSTFFNRLIQRREAIVDAVSGVTRDRHYGKSDWNGKEFSLIDTGGYVKGSDDIFEAEIDKQVELAIDEADAIIFMVDVENGVTGMDEEVAQLLRRSKKPVFLAVNKVDSANRINDAVEFYSLGFETYYNLSSINGSGTGELLDDLIKVLPETTERDDSELPRFAVVGRPNAGKSSFINALIGKERYIVTDVAGTTRDSIDTRYNRFGFEFNLVDTAGIRKKSKVKEDLEFYSVMRSVRAIEHCDVVILVFDATRGFDGQVQNIFWLAQRNNKGIVILANKWDLVEKDNQSVKDFEKYIKKECEPFTDVPIVFMSVLTKQRIFKAIETAVEVYKNRSKKVKTSVLNDTMLPIIQITPPPQYKGKYVKIKFCTQLPTPFPSFAFFCNLPQYVKEPYKRFVENQLRKHFDFTGVPVTVFFRKK, from the coding sequence ATGAGTATTGTTGCCATTGTAGGACGGCCCAATGTGGGTAAGTCTACCTTTTTTAACCGTTTAATTCAGCGTCGCGAAGCTATTGTAGATGCTGTAAGTGGTGTTACCCGTGATCGTCACTACGGAAAAAGTGACTGGAATGGCAAGGAATTCTCACTCATCGACACCGGAGGGTATGTGAAAGGGAGTGACGATATATTTGAAGCCGAGATCGACAAGCAGGTAGAACTTGCCATCGATGAAGCCGATGCCATCATTTTTATGGTAGATGTGGAGAACGGGGTGACCGGCATGGATGAAGAAGTTGCGCAATTGCTTCGGAGATCGAAGAAACCGGTCTTTCTTGCGGTAAATAAAGTAGATAGTGCCAACCGTATCAACGATGCCGTAGAGTTTTATTCCTTAGGCTTCGAAACCTACTACAACCTCTCCAGCATTAATGGAAGCGGTACCGGCGAATTACTCGACGATCTTATTAAGGTATTACCCGAAACCACAGAACGTGACGATTCTGAACTTCCGCGTTTTGCCGTGGTAGGGAGGCCCAATGCAGGTAAATCGTCATTTATCAATGCCCTGATCGGGAAGGAGCGCTATATCGTAACCGATGTGGCAGGAACCACTCGTGATAGTATCGATACGCGTTACAATCGCTTCGGATTTGAATTTAATCTGGTAGATACTGCCGGTATTCGTAAAAAAAGTAAGGTCAAGGAAGATCTCGAATTCTATTCGGTAATGCGAAGTGTTCGGGCCATAGAGCACTGCGATGTGGTTATTTTGGTTTTTGACGCTACCCGGGGATTCGACGGTCAGGTACAGAACATTTTCTGGCTCGCGCAACGCAACAATAAAGGAATTGTAATCCTTGCAAACAAATGGGACCTGGTTGAAAAAGACAACCAAAGTGTCAAGGATTTTGAAAAATATATCAAAAAGGAATGTGAACCCTTTACCGATGTTCCTATCGTGTTCATGTCGGTACTTACCAAGCAACGAATTTTTAAAGCCATTGAGACGGCCGTGGAGGTTTATAAGAACCGAAGTAAAAAGGTAAAGACCAGCGTGTTGAACGATACCATGCTTCCCATAATTCAAATTACACCTCCGCCTCAGTATAAAGGAAAATATGTAAAAATCAAGTTTTGTACTCAGCTACCTACTCCCTTCCCCAGTTTTGCCTTCTTTTGTAATCTGCCTCAGTATGTAAAAGAGCCTTATAAACGCTTTGTAGAGAATCAATTGAGAAAGCATTTCGATTTTACCGGGGTCCCGGTCACAGTTTTTTTCCGAAAGAAATAA
- the era gene encoding GTPase Era, translating into MLDKKHKAGFVNIIGNPNVGKSTLMNAFVGERLSIITSKAQTTRHRILGIVNGEDFQVILSDTPGIIKPAYQLQASMMDFVKSAFEDADVLLYLVELGEKDLKDDAFFSKITNAKIPVLLLLNKIDMGNEKKLSEALQFWQEKVPNAEIFAISALKNFGVAEVFNRILELLPESPPFYPKDQLTDKPERFFVNETIREKILIHYKKEIPYSVEIDTEEFFEEEHIIRMRSVIMVERETQKGIIIGHKGAALKRVGIEARKDLEQFFGKQVHLELYVKVNKNWRNDDRQLRRFGYNQK; encoded by the coding sequence ATGTTAGATAAAAAACACAAAGCCGGCTTTGTAAACATCATCGGAAACCCCAATGTAGGAAAAAGCACCCTTATGAACGCCTTTGTTGGCGAGCGACTGTCCATCATAACCTCCAAGGCACAAACTACCCGCCACCGTATCTTAGGGATCGTGAATGGAGAAGATTTTCAGGTGATCCTTAGCGACACCCCAGGGATCATCAAACCCGCCTATCAGTTGCAGGCCAGCATGATGGACTTTGTAAAATCGGCTTTCGAAGATGCCGATGTACTCCTTTATCTAGTCGAGCTTGGCGAAAAGGATCTTAAGGACGATGCTTTTTTTAGTAAGATCACCAATGCGAAGATCCCTGTGTTACTTTTGCTTAATAAGATCGATATGGGGAATGAGAAAAAACTTTCAGAAGCGCTCCAATTTTGGCAGGAAAAAGTTCCCAACGCCGAGATCTTTGCCATCTCTGCACTGAAGAATTTTGGGGTGGCTGAAGTCTTCAACCGAATTTTAGAACTGCTTCCCGAATCCCCGCCCTTTTATCCGAAGGACCAGTTAACCGATAAACCCGAACGGTTTTTCGTCAATGAAACCATACGAGAAAAGATCCTCATTCATTACAAAAAAGAGATTCCCTATTCGGTAGAGATCGATACAGAAGAATTTTTCGAGGAGGAGCATATCATCCGTATGCGCAGCGTAATCATGGTAGAGCGGGAAACGCAGAAAGGTATTATCATTGGTCATAAAGGCGCTGCACTAAAACGAGTGGGAATTGAGGCGCGTAAGGATCTGGAACAGTTTTTTGGCAAGCAGGTGCATCTCGAACTCTATGTAAAGGTCAACAAGAACTGGCGTAACGACGACCGCCAATTACGGCGTTTCGGCTATAATCAGAAATAA
- a CDS encoding outer membrane beta-barrel protein yields the protein MRNLFLLVLFGFLSFFSYSQEYTLSGKIIDLAQGDPLESATIYAESVKDTTLLTYTISNKKGEFQLKFETASPAVNLNISYTGYSAYYKRIDLKQASIDLGTIEMGQQAESLKDVVVTASRAPVTIKKDTLEFNVASFKTKKGANVEDLLKELPGVEVDAEGQITVNGKPVNKILVNGKPFFGDDPTIATRNLTKEIVDKIQVTDTKTESEAFTGETGDDENKTINITIDEEKNKGIFGRVAAGAGTDERFEYAGLFNYFDNDVRLSVLAGGNNINSPGFSFGEIQKMFGNARYMSVSDNGTFNIDGRSFGGGDGITNSRTAGANYADDLGEKTDITTDYFYSASNSFNDEIRSRENILPDDRYFSNTVSTTRSNSDGHTANMAFKTEVDSTFLINIRPQIRYSIGNSRFENNEETRQLNGQLSNSSTTYRNSDSDRKVFSNDLTVTKKFGAGGGFFRFEFDNDNEKSTNDALLQSNTQIFGDDPQSVVRDQLTNGEQGSDQYKVSGEFRIPIITKKLFVDLEYAYNTDRRRDLQSVFDFDESSASYSSFNIDQSTNFTNTNNSSRPEVGIRYNDEKLRIGFRTGYVLRTLESNDALRNINFTSDFNAVELGANLSYRFSQKFSMYSGYYLNNNAPSVSQLSPYIDVSDPLNIIQGNPNLSPSNSHNVYFGLNNYDFQTRSGFYSHGNLNITNDEVVSKTTIDENFVRNTTYANVKGNFRFNTNAGYNKSKKLDSIRSIRYNLSMSVNGNRTINFNNDRQYASETITYGPSIGVGFSWDGLLEIDPSYNILYSENTFDLSLFEDRNYIEHEFRLRTTTNFPEKLEWNNDVNYNYNPNVADGFQKSSVFWNSSLAYSIMQDKGLITLKVYDLLDQNTNARRTSNSDYIQDIQSTVLQRYFMVGFSYKFNTLGKKGETGGGGFMFQ from the coding sequence ATGCGAAATCTTTTCTTATTGGTGCTATTTGGCTTTTTGTCGTTTTTCAGTTATTCTCAGGAATACACGCTTTCAGGAAAAATAATAGATCTCGCTCAAGGCGATCCGTTGGAATCGGCGACGATTTATGCCGAAAGCGTAAAAGATACCACCCTACTCACGTACACTATTAGCAATAAAAAGGGAGAATTTCAACTTAAATTTGAAACCGCTTCTCCTGCTGTTAATTTAAACATTTCATATACCGGTTACAGCGCTTATTATAAAAGGATCGATCTTAAACAAGCTTCCATTGATCTGGGTACCATTGAAATGGGACAACAAGCCGAAAGTCTCAAAGATGTAGTGGTAACTGCAAGCAGAGCTCCCGTCACCATTAAAAAGGATACACTTGAATTTAATGTGGCCTCATTTAAAACAAAAAAAGGGGCCAATGTGGAGGACCTCTTAAAAGAATTACCGGGGGTGGAAGTAGATGCCGAAGGGCAGATCACCGTAAACGGAAAACCAGTAAATAAGATCCTGGTGAACGGGAAACCGTTTTTTGGAGACGATCCTACCATTGCTACACGTAACCTTACCAAAGAGATCGTAGATAAAATTCAGGTGACCGACACCAAAACCGAGTCGGAAGCCTTTACAGGCGAAACGGGAGACGATGAGAATAAAACGATCAATATCACCATAGATGAAGAAAAGAACAAAGGGATCTTTGGCAGGGTCGCGGCCGGAGCGGGTACCGATGAGCGTTTTGAATATGCAGGCCTCTTTAACTATTTCGACAACGATGTTCGCCTCAGTGTCCTGGCCGGTGGAAATAACATAAACTCTCCGGGCTTCAGTTTTGGAGAGATTCAAAAAATGTTTGGCAATGCACGTTATATGAGCGTAAGCGACAATGGGACCTTCAATATCGACGGACGTTCTTTTGGGGGAGGTGACGGTATAACAAATTCCAGAACGGCCGGCGCAAACTATGCCGATGATCTGGGTGAGAAGACTGATATCACAACCGATTATTTTTACTCGGCATCAAATTCCTTTAACGACGAAATAAGAAGTCGGGAGAATATACTTCCGGACGATCGCTATTTTTCTAACACAGTGTCCACCACCCGAAGCAATTCGGATGGGCACACAGCAAATATGGCGTTTAAAACCGAGGTAGACTCCACCTTTCTCATCAACATCAGACCACAAATTCGCTATTCCATCGGGAATTCGCGGTTTGAGAACAATGAGGAAACCCGTCAATTAAATGGCCAGCTTTCCAACAGTTCTACTACCTATAGAAACTCCGATAGCGATCGCAAAGTATTCAGCAACGATCTCACGGTGACAAAGAAGTTTGGTGCCGGAGGTGGTTTCTTTAGATTCGAGTTCGATAATGACAATGAGAAATCTACTAACGATGCCTTGTTGCAATCCAATACGCAGATATTTGGTGATGATCCTCAATCGGTGGTTAGAGATCAATTGACCAACGGTGAACAGGGATCGGATCAATACAAGGTCTCGGGAGAATTTCGCATCCCGATAATCACCAAGAAACTCTTTGTCGATCTGGAGTATGCCTACAACACCGATCGGAGAAGGGATCTTCAAAGTGTTTTCGATTTCGATGAGAGCAGTGCATCCTATTCTAGTTTTAATATCGACCAAAGCACCAATTTTACCAATACTAACAATAGTTCCAGGCCCGAAGTTGGGATTCGTTACAACGATGAAAAATTGCGGATTGGATTCAGAACAGGATATGTGCTTCGAACCCTCGAAAGTAATGATGCGCTTCGCAATATTAATTTTACAAGTGATTTTAATGCCGTAGAACTTGGAGCGAATTTAAGCTACAGGTTCAGTCAGAAATTCAGCATGTACTCAGGATATTATCTCAATAATAATGCTCCTTCGGTGTCTCAGTTATCCCCTTATATCGACGTTTCAGATCCGCTGAACATCATTCAGGGAAATCCCAACTTGAGTCCGTCCAATAGTCATAATGTGTACTTCGGACTTAATAACTACGATTTTCAAACCAGATCGGGCTTCTATAGTCATGGCAATTTAAATATCACTAACGATGAAGTGGTTTCTAAAACTACCATCGATGAAAATTTTGTGCGCAATACCACCTATGCTAACGTAAAAGGGAACTTCCGATTTAATACCAACGCCGGGTACAACAAGAGCAAGAAACTGGACAGTATTAGAAGCATTCGCTATAATTTAAGTATGAGTGTAAACGGGAATCGTACGATCAATTTTAATAATGACCGGCAGTATGCCAGTGAGACGATCACCTACGGACCGAGCATCGGAGTTGGTTTTTCATGGGACGGACTCCTTGAAATTGATCCGTCCTATAATATTTTGTACAGTGAAAATACCTTTGATCTCTCGCTGTTTGAAGATAGAAATTACATAGAACACGAATTTCGCTTAAGAACCACCACCAACTTTCCCGAAAAGCTGGAATGGAATAACGATGTAAATTATAATTACAATCCCAATGTAGCCGATGGCTTTCAGAAGAGTTCGGTGTTCTGGAACAGTTCGCTGGCGTATTCTATTATGCAGGATAAGGGCTTGATTACTTTAAAAGTGTACGATCTGCTCGATCAGAATACCAATGCAAGACGGACCTCTAATTCCGATTATATTCAGGATATTCAGAGTACCGTATTACAGCGTTATTTTATGGTGGGCTTTAGTTACAAATTCAATACGTTGGGAAAAAAGGGCGAAACCGGTGGCGGCGGATTTATGTTCCAGTGA
- a CDS encoding toxin-antitoxin system YwqK family antitoxin, with amino-acid sequence MKKITILFLLVGNMVLAQSRQQTEGQIKALLGEYGTFIVEGSAGGEQKQCTVTFNNGVVEILLVHSGEPNVIKSIGGVDAFNSLVESAMEVKRYTFNLTDMKLKKDGTVDFSLMQFVNGKTLLVLNLKTASFKSFYEGTIYKRNNPNEKSKVVKGFNTNEVYQAFFNDPLAESKIKSTTTTTISIPLKAAAVDSDWFLNGLKQLFAKYSNSNRDIEFTYGANRKTTSEIQLFYGAKHGYSTFYFDSGEKRLIELWENGKRVAFVDQFLPDGTQILKDGNGVYMTFYENGRKSYEAEHSGGKRSGVANWYYENGQLMESAIYKYNRDDISGYRWEIISSFHKDGTPRDAGTLKNGNGTWLVYDNNGNVTKVLTYKEGLSVN; translated from the coding sequence ATGAAAAAAATAACAATACTCTTTCTACTGGTCGGAAATATGGTCTTAGCACAAAGCAGACAGCAAACGGAAGGTCAGATAAAAGCCCTCTTGGGCGAGTACGGAACTTTTATAGTGGAAGGATCCGCTGGGGGTGAACAGAAACAATGTACGGTTACCTTTAATAACGGAGTTGTAGAGATCCTGTTGGTCCACAGCGGTGAACCCAATGTGATTAAAAGTATAGGTGGTGTGGATGCCTTCAACAGCCTTGTAGAATCTGCTATGGAAGTTAAACGCTATACTTTTAACCTCACCGATATGAAATTAAAAAAGGACGGTACGGTAGATTTCTCTTTAATGCAATTCGTTAACGGAAAAACTTTACTTGTTTTAAACCTGAAGACTGCAAGCTTTAAATCCTTTTATGAAGGAACGATCTATAAGAGAAATAACCCGAATGAAAAAAGCAAGGTGGTTAAAGGGTTTAATACTAATGAAGTTTATCAGGCCTTTTTTAACGACCCCCTCGCCGAATCGAAAATTAAATCAACCACCACAACAACCATTTCAATACCCTTAAAGGCGGCCGCTGTAGATTCAGATTGGTTTCTCAATGGGTTAAAGCAACTATTCGCTAAATACTCCAATTCTAATAGAGATATCGAATTCACCTACGGTGCTAACAGGAAAACCACTTCAGAAATACAGCTATTCTACGGAGCGAAACACGGCTACAGTACGTTTTATTTTGATTCTGGTGAAAAAAGATTAATCGAACTTTGGGAAAATGGTAAACGGGTTGCATTTGTTGATCAGTTCTTGCCCGATGGGACACAAATTCTCAAGGATGGCAATGGCGTCTATATGACATTCTATGAGAACGGTAGAAAAAGCTACGAAGCCGAACACTCGGGAGGTAAAAGATCGGGAGTTGCAAACTGGTATTACGAGAATGGACAATTAATGGAATCTGCGATCTATAAGTATAACCGTGATGATATTTCGGGATACAGGTGGGAAATTATTTCTTCTTTTCATAAGGATGGGACGCCCAGAGATGCCGGAACACTGAAAAACGGTAATGGAACCTGGCTGGTTTATGACAACAATGGGAATGTCACTAAAGTGCTTACCTATAAAGAGGGTTTATCTGTCAATTAA
- a CDS encoding T9SS type A sorting domain-containing protein: MALILAVFASPAFAQGDCADLTVPVMAQMGLDGEPSTFNVVAGNQDGRIFRDGIATVCPGKVYPGNFNVGTTYNWTGITLYNQNAAATCITIQVDVDSGVTPCGTNGHAHVFQEAGGANMEPYDPMNQGDNFVGDVGSSASQPFNVEVEPGFFQVVFTNTASADNCDFSFTVPEAMIYCEEQLGVSSNELDAFVMSPNPASGNVNLTFPASAEVTSVQIYDVTGKLVQSNEVDGAANYNVSTDALVSGVYFVKVNSATASSSKKLIVR, from the coding sequence ATGGCCCTGATTCTTGCTGTATTTGCAAGTCCTGCTTTTGCACAGGGAGATTGTGCCGATCTAACAGTTCCTGTTATGGCGCAGATGGGACTGGATGGAGAACCTTCTACTTTTAACGTTGTTGCTGGAAACCAGGACGGACGTATCTTTAGAGATGGTATTGCAACGGTTTGTCCAGGCAAAGTATATCCCGGAAATTTTAACGTAGGTACTACGTATAACTGGACCGGTATCACACTTTACAATCAAAATGCTGCTGCAACTTGTATTACCATTCAGGTTGATGTTGACTCTGGTGTTACCCCTTGTGGAACTAACGGTCATGCACATGTATTTCAGGAAGCCGGTGGAGCCAATATGGAGCCTTACGATCCAATGAATCAAGGAGATAACTTTGTTGGTGATGTAGGATCTTCTGCATCTCAGCCATTTAATGTTGAAGTTGAGCCAGGATTTTTCCAGGTAGTATTCACAAATACTGCATCTGCAGACAACTGTGATTTCAGCTTTACTGTACCGGAAGCAATGATCTACTGTGAGGAGCAATTAGGTGTTAGTTCTAACGAGCTTGATGCTTTTGTAATGTCTCCAAACCCAGCAAGTGGAAATGTTAACTTAACATTCCCTGCTTCTGCTGAAGTAACTTCTGTTCAAATTTACGATGTAACCGGAAAATTGGTTCAGTCTAATGAAGTTGACGGTGCTGCGAACTACAACGTAAGCACAGACGCTCTTGTTTCAGGTGTTTACTTTGTAAAAGTAAATTCTGCAACGGCTTCTTCAAGCAAGAAGTTGATCGTAAGATAA